GGCGCCCGCCGACACGTTTTCCGCCGATTTCACCGCCCTGCAGGGCTACCGGGGTCCGGCCCCCGACGGTATCGGCAGCCTGGCCGTGGCCGACCTGCCGGGGGCCGACGGTGCCGGGATCGGCGTCGTCGACGTGGAAGGGGGCTGGCTGTGGAGCCACGAGGACCTGCCGGCGCCCCTGGTCGAGCTCGGCACCCAGATCGACAGCGACGCCTGGCGCTTCCACGGCACCGCGGTGCTGGGCGTCATCCGCGGCCACCCCAACGGGGTCGGGGTCACGGGCATCGCGCCCGCCTGCCAGGTGGGGAACTCGTCCATGGGCGGCGAGACGACCACCGCCGAGGCCATCCTCGCGGCCGCCGACGTGCTCTCCCCCGGCGACGTGATCGTCATCGAACTGCACGGCGCCGGCCCCAACGCCACGGGCTTCGGCCAGGAGGGCTTCGTGCCCATGGAGTTCTGGCAGGACAACTTCGACGCCATCCGCGAGGCCACCCTGCGCGGCCTGATCGTGGTGGAGGCGGCCGGCAACGGCTGGGAGAACCTGGACGACCCCGTCTACCTGGGACTCTTCGACCCGGACCTGCGGCACAGCGGCGCCATCATGGTCGGCGCCACCGAAGCCAGCACGCTCTCGCCGGCCTGGTGGACCAACAACGGGAGCCGGGTCGACCTCAACGGCTGGGGCTCGCAGGTGACGACCCTTTCCTACGGCGACCTGCAGGGCGCCCCCGCCTTTCCCGAGGAGCAGTGGTACACCGCCACCTTCAACGGCACGAGCAGCGCGACGCCCATCGTGACCGGCGCGGTGGTGGCCCTGTCGGGTCTGGTGCGCGCCGATGCGGGCGTCGTGCTCGACGCGGCGCTCGCCCGCGAGATCCTCGGCGAGACGGGGACGCCCGTGATCTCCCAGCGTCACATCGGGGCCCGGCCGGATCTGGTCGCTGCCTGGAGCGCGGCCCAGGGCGCCGTCGCGGAGATCTCCGGCACCGTCGTCGACGCCGGGGACGGCCTGCCGGTGCCCGACGTGCTGGTGCAGGTGCCCGGCCTGCCCGCCGTGGCCCGCACCGCCGGCGACGGCACCTGGCGCCTGCCGCGCCGGGCCGGGTCCGTCGCCCTCGGCTTCTCGTCCTTCGGCTACCGGGACACGACCGTCGCCGTCGACCTGACCGCCGGGATCCCGCAGGTCGTCCCCATGGACCTGACGCCCCTGGCGCGGGTCGCGCTGGACGGTGCGGTGACCGGCGCGGGCGCGCCCCTGGCCGACGCGCGGGTCCGGGTCCTCGCGTCGCCGCTCGCCCCGACCACCAGCGGACCGGACGGCGGCTTCACCTTCGGTCCGGTGCCGGTCGGGGTCGTCGACACCCTGTTCGTCGACGGCGTGCCCGGCTTCGGTGCGCGCCACCTGCCCCTGTCCACGGTGGGGGCCGGGGCGCCGGTGCTGCTCGACGTCCGGCTCGATCCGGTGCAGGAGGACTTCGGCGCCGGCGACGGCGGCTTCACGGCGGGCAACGGGACCTGGACCCACGGCACGCCCCCCGCGGCCGTGACCGGCGCCTTCACCGGGACCGGCTGCTGGGGTGTCGGCATGGACGGGCTCGGCTACGCCGACGGCGCCGTCGACACCCTGACCAGCCCGGAGTACGACCTGTCCCCGGTCGTCGCCGGCCCGTGGGAGCTGAGCTTCCACTGGTTCAGCGCCACCGAGGCCAACTACGACGGCGTGCGGGTCGAAGTGGCCGGGGCCGACGGCGTCTTCGCGCCGGCCACGCCCGTCGGCGGCTACCGCGACCGCTTCCTGCCGGGACTCGGGGCGCGCGCCGGCTGGTCGGGCCACAGCGACGGCTGGCGTGGGGCGGTGTTCGACATCGCCGCGTACGTGGGCGGCCCGTTCCGCTTCCGGCTGATCTTCGGCGCCGACGACGGCGTCGCCGACAGCGGGTTCTTCGTCGACGGCATCGCCTTCGGCCGCAACGGCACGCCCTCGGCGGCGCCCGACCCGCTCCCGACGCCGGCGGCCGCCGCCCTGCACGCCGCCCCCAACCCCTTCAACCCGACGGTGAACCTGGCCTGGAGCGCCCCTCGCCCGGGCCGACTCGTGGTGACGGTGTATGATCTGCGCGGGCGCCGCGTGCGGGTGCTGCACGACGGGGTCGTCGCCGCCGCCTCCGGCCGGCTGCGCTGGGACGGCCGCGACGCCGCCGGACGGGCCGCGGCCAGCGGCGTGTACCTCGTGCGCCTGCGGGCGCCCGGCGTCCCGCCCGTCACGGAAAGGGTTGTCCTGGCCCGCTAGGGCCCCTTAGAGTGGCCCCGGGCGGCACCGGACGGACGCCGCCCGCGACCCGCCTCCGGAAGGATCGGACCCGTGAGCGACACGCAACCCCGCAGCGGCCCGCGCGCGGCCCACCGCCGGTTCTTCCTCTTCGCCCTCGCCGGCCGCAGCCGCGCCCTGGTGCTGCTGCTCGCCCTCGTCGGCCAGATCGTCCTGACCGCCGTCGACGTCGGCCACCACATGCTGCCCAGTCTCTACCACGCCATCGTGATCATCGCCGCCATGGTCATGGCCGCCGATGAACGCGGCCACCTGCGCACGGGCTGGCTCATCGGCGGCGCGGCCATCGCGCTGTCCGTGGCCGCCGACCTGGTCGACACCGATCCGGTCGCGTGGGTCTCCTACCTGGTCACCGTGTCCTTCTACGTCTTCGTCATCCGGCTCATGCTGGGCCGAATCTTCAGGGCCCGCGACATCACCCTCGACGTGATCGGCTACGCCCTGTGCACCTACGTGCTGCTGGGCACCCTCTGGACCCTCCTCTACGCACCCTTCGCGGTGCTCGACCCCCACGCCTTCAGCCAGCCCCTCGGCGGCGGCGGCCGGGCGCCGGGCGCGGACCTCATCTACTTCAGCTTCGTCACCCTGACGACGCTGGGATACGGGGACATCAGCCCGGTGGCGCCGGTGGTGCGGGCGCTGGCCATCCTCGAGGCCCTGACGGGCACCCTTTTCCTGGCGGTGCTGATCTCGCGTCTGGTGGGCGGATACAAATCGTCGCGGAACGGCTAGCCCGGACGTCGGGGAAGCGGCCTAGAGCCTCTTCTCGTATTCCATCTCGTCGCGGATGGGCAGGCCGTAGTCGCCCGTGCGCGGGATGTTCGGCTTGAGCAGGCGGATCTTGGCCATGGAGCCGAGCCGGACCTCGCTGAGCACGAACCCCCGCTTCTGGAAGAAGCGCTGGGCGTCGAGGCGGTCGTTGGTGGTGATGGTCCAGAGGCGGGTGCAGCCGGCGGCCCGCGCCGCCTCCTCGACCTTCTCGAGCAGCATGGTGCCGATGCCCATGAACTGGCAGAGGGCGTCGATGGTGACCAGCTCGCAGTCGGGGCCGTCGATGTGGTAGGTGACCAGCCCGATGCGCTCGGGGCCCTCGGCGGCGATGAAGCCCGGCAGCTTGTGGGGATCGTGGACTTCGGACCGGGACACGACGAAGTCGCCGCCGAACAGGAGCTCGGTGCGTTCCTTCACCCACAGGCGATCGTCCGGCGTGAGTTCGGTTACCCGCATGCTCAGATCCCTGAAGAGGCGATCGAATCCCGACGGGAGCGCCGGGTAGATGGATTTGTCCTCGGTGTCCATGGCCGAAACATGGTGAGTCGCCGCAGGGTGCGCAAGGCCCCATCCCCCATTCCGCAGCGAAACGCAATGATTTCTTTAGGGCGTGCCGGGCGCGTCGATAACCGGGGAAACGACCCGAAATCGCGGAGGAGTCCGTCCGGCCCCATGATAGCCAAGACCCAGACCATGTCCGAGGACGCTGCCGGCCGCCACGTGTCCGACCTCGACCGCCCCGCCGACCACGAGATGTCGCGGCGCTCGCTGCGCACGTCGTTCACCTACGTGCCGGCCACCGCGCTCGTCGTCCTCGTCACCGACATCTGGCACGACTTCCGCGCGATCGCCCTGGCCGTCGTGGGTCTCTTCGTGGCCGCCGGCTTCGTGCGCACGCACCTCGCCCGACGCTTCGACAGCTGCTACGACGCGGCGCCGCGGGCCTGGCTGCGGCGCTTCGCCGCCGGGACGCTCTTTCCCATGGTGGTCTGGGGAGGCGGCAACGCCCTGGTCCTGCTGCACTACGGCGTCGGCTGGTCGTACCACGTGTGCCTGCTGATGACCGCCGGCATGGTCGCCAGCGCCACCGCCTCGCTCACGCCCCGCCTGCGCATCTTCCGGGCCTTCGTGGTGCTGGCCCTGGCGCCCCATCTGGTGGCGCTGCCCTTCGTGGTCGCCGGCCAGCAGTGGGGTCTCGCGGCCCTCGTGGCGCTGTACGCCGTCCAGATGAGCCTGCTCGGCAACTACTACCACCGCGAGTTCTGGACGCGGCTGCACCGCGAGCTCGAGCTCGAGCAGCGGGCGATCGCCCTGCAGCAGGCCCACGGCGAACTGGCCGAGGCCAACAAGGCCAAGAGCCAGTTCCTGGCCACCATGAGCCACGAGATCCGCACGCCCATGAACGGGGTCATCGGCCTGACCGACCTGGCCCTCGAGACCGACCTCGACGAACGGCAGCGCGAGTACCTCACCGACATCCGTGCGTCGGGCGAGACCCTGCTGCGGCTCATCAACCAGATCCTCGACTTCTCCAAGATCGAGGCCGGCAAGTTCGAACTCGATCCGCAGCCCGTCGACCTGGCGACCCTGCTGGAGAACGTGCTGCGGCCCCTCCGCAACGAGGCGGCCCGGCGCGGCAACCGGCTGGTGCTGGACGTGGCCCAGGACGTGCCGCCGCGGGTGCAGGCCGACTCCCTGCGCCTGTGGCAGGTGCTGACCAACCTGGTCGGCAACGCGACGAAATTCACGGCCGACGGCGACGTTCGGCTGCGGATCTCGCTCGAGGGCCACCACGACGGCTGCCCGCAGGTCCGCTTCTCGGTGCAGGACTCGGGCATCGGCATCTCGGCCGCCGCGCGGGAGAACATCTTCGAGGCCTTCCAGCAGGCCGACGGCTCGACCACCCGGCGCTTCGGCGGCACCGGCCTCGGCCTGACGATCTCGTCGCGGATCGTGCGCATGATGGGCGGCCAGATCCAGGTGGCGAGCATCGAGCAGGAAGGCAGCACCTTCTCCTTCACGATCCCGCTCCCGGTCGCCGCGGTGCCGGCCGCGGAGACCCCCGTCGTGGCGGACGTGCCGGCCGATCTCGCGGGAATCCGCGTCCTCGTCGTCGAGGACAACGTCGTCAACGCGAAACTGGCCCGTCGCATCCTGGAGAAGGCCGGCGCGGCCACCGAATGGGCCCGCGACGGCCGCGAAGGGGTCGACATGTGGGCGACCGGCGACTTCGACGTGATCCTCATGGACGTGCAGATGCCCGTCATGGACGGCTTCGCGGCCACGGCGGAGATCCGGGCCCGCGAGGGCGACGACGCCCGCACGCCCATCATCGCCCTGACCGCCCACGCGCTGGCCGGCTACCGGGAGAAGACCGCGGCCGCCGGCATGGACGACTTCCTCACCAAACCCCTCAACGCCATCGAGCTGAAGCGGACCGTCGCCGTCTGGGCCCACGCCGGGGCCACGGTCTGATCGACGCCACACGGAAAAAGCCCCGGACCGTCGGCCCGGGGCTGATCTCCGTCCCGTGGTCGCGCCGCCATCTCAGCGCACCAGCGACATCCGTCTGACCTCGTCGACCGCGCCGCTGCGCAGGCGGTAGAGATAGATGCCCGCCGCCACCGCCCGGCCCGCGTCGTCGGTGCCGTTCCAGGCCACCGTGTGGTCGCCGGCCGCCATCGCACCGTCGACCAGCGTGCGCACCAGGCGGCCGCCGATGTCGTACACCGC
This genomic stretch from bacterium harbors:
- a CDS encoding two pore domain potassium channel family protein produces the protein MSDTQPRSGPRAAHRRFFLFALAGRSRALVLLLALVGQIVLTAVDVGHHMLPSLYHAIVIIAAMVMAADERGHLRTGWLIGGAAIALSVAADLVDTDPVAWVSYLVTVSFYVFVIRLMLGRIFRARDITLDVIGYALCTYVLLGTLWTLLYAPFAVLDPHAFSQPLGGGGRAPGADLIYFSFVTLTTLGYGDISPVAPVVRALAILEALTGTLFLAVLISRLVGGYKSSRNG
- a CDS encoding response regulator translates to MIAKTQTMSEDAAGRHVSDLDRPADHEMSRRSLRTSFTYVPATALVVLVTDIWHDFRAIALAVVGLFVAAGFVRTHLARRFDSCYDAAPRAWLRRFAAGTLFPMVVWGGGNALVLLHYGVGWSYHVCLLMTAGMVASATASLTPRLRIFRAFVVLALAPHLVALPFVVAGQQWGLAALVALYAVQMSLLGNYYHREFWTRLHRELELEQRAIALQQAHGELAEANKAKSQFLATMSHEIRTPMNGVIGLTDLALETDLDERQREYLTDIRASGETLLRLINQILDFSKIEAGKFELDPQPVDLATLLENVLRPLRNEAARRGNRLVLDVAQDVPPRVQADSLRLWQVLTNLVGNATKFTADGDVRLRISLEGHHDGCPQVRFSVQDSGIGISAAARENIFEAFQQADGSTTRRFGGTGLGLTISSRIVRMMGGQIQVASIEQEGSTFSFTIPLPVAAVPAAETPVVADVPADLAGIRVLVVEDNVVNAKLARRILEKAGAATEWARDGREGVDMWATGDFDVILMDVQMPVMDGFAATAEIRAREGDDARTPIIALTAHALAGYREKTAAAGMDDFLTKPLNAIELKRTVAVWAHAGATV
- a CDS encoding S8 family serine peptidase; translation: SPLVHALARTGDFVAPDREPDALRRLVARLQDDPLVELAWLEPHTEPATLDFGREPAPRPLREARLAPADTFSADFTALQGYRGPAPDGIGSLAVADLPGADGAGIGVVDVEGGWLWSHEDLPAPLVELGTQIDSDAWRFHGTAVLGVIRGHPNGVGVTGIAPACQVGNSSMGGETTTAEAILAAADVLSPGDVIVIELHGAGPNATGFGQEGFVPMEFWQDNFDAIREATLRGLIVVEAAGNGWENLDDPVYLGLFDPDLRHSGAIMVGATEASTLSPAWWTNNGSRVDLNGWGSQVTTLSYGDLQGAPAFPEEQWYTATFNGTSSATPIVTGAVVALSGLVRADAGVVLDAALAREILGETGTPVISQRHIGARPDLVAAWSAAQGAVAEISGTVVDAGDGLPVPDVLVQVPGLPAVARTAGDGTWRLPRRAGSVALGFSSFGYRDTTVAVDLTAGIPQVVPMDLTPLARVALDGAVTGAGAPLADARVRVLASPLAPTTSGPDGGFTFGPVPVGVVDTLFVDGVPGFGARHLPLSTVGAGAPVLLDVRLDPVQEDFGAGDGGFTAGNGTWTHGTPPAAVTGAFTGTGCWGVGMDGLGYADGAVDTLTSPEYDLSPVVAGPWELSFHWFSATEANYDGVRVEVAGADGVFAPATPVGGYRDRFLPGLGARAGWSGHSDGWRGAVFDIAAYVGGPFRFRLIFGADDGVADSGFFVDGIAFGRNGTPSAAPDPLPTPAAAALHAAPNPFNPTVNLAWSAPRPGRLVVTVYDLRGRRVRVLHDGVVAAASGRLRWDGRDAAGRAAASGVYLVRLRAPGVPPVTERVVLAR
- a CDS encoding GNAT family N-acetyltransferase; this translates as MRVTELTPDDRLWVKERTELLFGGDFVVSRSEVHDPHKLPGFIAAEGPERIGLVTYHIDGPDCELVTIDALCQFMGIGTMLLEKVEEAARAAGCTRLWTITTNDRLDAQRFFQKRGFVLSEVRLGSMAKIRLLKPNIPRTGDYGLPIRDEMEYEKRL